The DNA window ATAAACTATTCAACTAGCTTGGGTGCGGTGCATCTCGCCAAGCAGAAACCTGACAGTAACTGTTAGCTGCATTAATTGACCGAGGCACCAAGCCAGGATACATCAAAAAGCAGTAACTATATTTACCTTCAAATTTAGGGGCTCAAGAGACTTGAGATATTCCAATAATTCATTCTGTCCATTTGCAGATTTTCTGCCAACTTGACTATTGAGTTCTTCAATCTCCGCTTCAAGTAACTCGATGTATTTTTTAGCATCAATTCTTTCAGGGCCGGAAACATTATTCCACCGAATAACTTCACCAGACACATTTTTCTGTGTACCAGGTGCATAATCTGGCTCATCCTGAACAGTCATAACATCTACTTATATACTGGGAaaagaatgatatttttttgtcaaaacaaagaTAAAGTTATATGCCCCTTTAAGACAGAGATAATGTTAAACTTGTAGACCCATTAAACCTATAGCAGTGAATTGTATCTTCAGATTTCAACAAACCAAttaccttcttttcttcttgtgcATCAGGAAGTGCAACCTGCTCCAAACTTTGTTGCAAATCCAACCGGTATTGTGCATTCTTGAACATATAGCCCGTCATCATAACACTATACATGAGCTGCGCAAGATTTTCAGCCACCTGAAACAAAAAAGCCCAAACCGACCTCTCTCAATACCAAAATGCCTGCAGTTTTCAACACTAAACAATGAATTTCCAAATGCGCAATCCCAGTCAAACACAATATACTCACAGTAGTAACTGTTACAGCGAAAAACTGCGGAGGCAGAGTCCCAATCATATTAGCCACTGTCTGTCTCATCGCATCAACAAcctaaaaaaatgacaaggaTGCTTCATATCCATATTTCCACTACAAACAACGCTAGAGAAACTGAAGCAATGCCTAAAAGCCAATGAAATGATgccaagaataataataaaaaaaagcaaaacctgCTGGGGTGCTCGTTTTACAAAAAGCTCCATGAACTCAGGCTGAACATTTTTGACATATTCCAATAGAATTTCCCTCCTGGTCTTTggcttttgatttcaaaaaagaaaacccaaaattcCATTTCAGTCAGTTTCCACTAAAAAGTAAAGCAATTCATTCAAGAACTACAGGAGATTGATACAATTACCATAGTACCATTAGGCGGCTTGGCGTCACCAGAGTTATTGTTATTAGAAGAAGAGTCATTCTTAGAAGAATCGTAAGCCTTAACTCGAAAGCCAAACCTCCTTTCACTACAGTAGCTCCCCTTGTTTCCTGGAAAACAAACTGAAGAACATAGTCGAGATCGAGTCGAGACAAGAACTGTTGAGCTGTtcgaagaagaagataatttagATACAAAGGAGCCCGTCACTGTCAACGAGACCATGGCCAACTCGGTGACTCAAACTCAGTTACTTGTTTGCTGAAATGGCCTGTTcctgaagtgtttttttatagtttttccaTCGACGGAGGTAGAGTGTACAagagtggaggaggaggaggacggGAGTTTTCACTTTTCAGAGATGAGGGTTTATTTTGTGGGTAGAGGGGGAGAGCGGTTGCACTATGGAAATGTGAGGTGGTTTGTAGGGGATTGGTGTGGTGGAGGGTCGGATGGTTGGTGGTTGCTTCAGGTGTTTTGTCTGTTCTATTTGTAACCGTTGATTTGAGGACCTTATGACTTGGAAAGGTTATGGGAGCAGGTGGATAAATGAACCAGGACCCTTGTTTTGGACTAATTTATAAACCTAGGGCAGAtaatctcatttttatttatttgttttggagaaaaatagtgttttttaaaacaatattcaaaaacaaatttaattctcGAATAATGTATAAATATCTTtgccttaatattaaaaaacaaaattaaaatttatccaaTATCATTTTCTTCAACAAGTCATATCGcctgaaattataataaaagttataatgtgaatttttgaatttatatgtatcaattttatatactagaagtatatatttttttaacataaattacttcttgttatatatatatatatatatatatatatatatatatatatatatatatatattatgataagCACTATAATATTaacttttaacttttaattcatatatatcAATGCCAGataccaaaatttattttctagtaggatgttaaaaaaattatatattaagattttgttaaattatttttatattcatgattTTGCCTTTATACGATTTTATTCCCTACAAGCTAACCCTGAGAATTTTCCACGTGAAAGAAAAGGTACTAAACTTAAAATTGATCGGGGGATTTAAAATACaggtttttattgatttacaataatagtaaataatattttagaatattaatttattataggaCGCCACTGATCATCAAGACAGTTTGGCCGAGTGGTCTAAGGCGCCAGATTTAGGCTCTGGTCCGAAAGGGCGTGGGTTCAAATCCCACAgctgtcatttgttttttcagtttttattttgttttatttgatgctAAGAATTAAGTCCGGCAAATCTGACAATCTTTTTAATCTGTTCGTGAcgccattatttttttaaatttatttttgatattaatatattaaaatataaaaaaaattaatttaaaataaaaaaattaatttttttttaaaaaaagaacgaCCAACACatcttaaaaaagtttaatattgTGACCCCACAAGGAAAAAATTATctgattagtttttatttttatatttaagttcacatgtaattatgttttaaattttaattttattaaaattaaaataatttattttttatttatcaagacctgttttttatttattttacattaatctcacaataattttaacaaaatatatattttttaaaccacaactaaaaatattttctaaaaacttatttttctaacAACAACCATACGAGTTTGGATATCATTCCTCtgttactaattaattaaatcaattattggAGATCgagaatcaaaataattaattaatgaaatcattaGTTTTTCAGCAGACCACTTTAGAGTTCAaacttgtgattgttttttcatagaATTCCCTGGCCCTCTCGCTCTCCCGACCatggatgttttttattttgtggctGTGACGATCCTCGAGCATTTGCTTATTCTTTGTCAAAAGGTGAAGAAGCCATGCTGGTGCTGCTGGTTTGAAGAGGGTGAGGATCCCTTGACAATATATAGAACTAAGGTTACAGATAAAGGGATTTGTTCTGAACTTTTACAGATCGATCTTACACCTTTTATGAATTTTTCAGGTGATCTTTTATCTCCCAGGTTTTCAGGATTAACTCAATAAGTTTGGATATCAATCGAAACTaagttttagttttgtttttttatgtttatatatatatatatatatatatatatatatatatatatatatatatatatatatatactagcttCGAGATCTGAATCTAATAGATTAAATATTcgaatatacttttttttattattaaaacaatgcttaaaatttcatattaaatcaTTAAACTAGTGGAAAATGATATTGTTATAAATGGAATAACCACAGCTTAAGTGGATGACACCAAAAACATCCATGGAGTAGAGTGACAAAATATACTCAACCCTCCAAACATTTCCTCGTAGCCTTTGCATGATTTTGGCGACAATTGCTTTTTGGGTCCTTGGCATGAGATGTGAGCCTTTCATGCCTTCTGGGTCTTTGGCATGAGGTATAAGCCTCTCAGCATTCCCACGTAAgcaattcgatttttttttatattttttaataaaaaatactttaaaatataattgttcatataattttaaatatgctgtaaataaaataaacaaacagtTATTTCCAGCTAAAACTTACCATTGATGGCAGTAAACCAACAAATCCTCCACAGCTCACGTGCTCTGGACCTGTCAACTCCAGATTCTCACTGACCACTAGGCATACTGGCAGTCACCATATTCTTTTCTGGCTTTGCCAATTGGATACAGCTTAAGCCCCGCTGGCATCCACGTGGAGTATACTAattacaagattaaaaaaaaaaaagaattaaacttCTCTGATTACGTTATTAcctcaacaaaattaaaaaacaaaaaagcaaacataaaaaaaatccgaggtattgtttttaaaatattttttatttaaagatatattaaaataatatttttttatttttttaaaattatttttaatatcaacacatcaaaataattaaaaaatattaaaaaattattaatttaaaataaaaaataaattttttaatttttttaaaaatattttttaaatacaaaaacaaataaaaatttattatgcgggagagttaataaaaataaatataatgtaaGAGGTGATGGTTATataatagattaattttttaaaatcataaaatatactTGTTATTAGACATGTCAAGTAAGCAATTTACAATTAACAAAcagaaaaatttatattattttgatggcatcatttagataaaaaaaaatatagacacGTAAGAAACTTGAAAGATGACCAGCACAATGTATCGGTGTTTCTCCTCTTTTCAATTAACATGATTTATTCTTATAAACCCTGGCTCCTCATTCAGGAAATGCTGGAGTCATAGCAAGCATATCCGCTTTCGCTCTTCCTCACTCCACACGCCATTTtttagagagggaaaaaaatcactTCCGTAATAATGGCGTTTCACCGGCGGCGCAACCACTATTACAACCGTTTCCGGTCTATTCTTCCTCTAATATTCTCTATTTCTGGAGCTCTTCTCATTCTCTTTGCCCTCCTCTCGTTTCTCGCTCCTACTCCGATTGATTCTAATAATCCCCAACATACGAACTCGGTATTGTATCGTACAGTATAGTACATTTCTCTATACGTATACGCACGCGTATAAATATACGATTATGAACTTTTCTTACTTGTCTCCGTCTTCTTTTGTATTCAGCTGTACGCTAGGAATGGTGTTGTTGAAGATACGATTGGACAATCTGTTCTTCACGTACCGGTTAGGGCtttgcctctcttttttattattattaatgatgccattattattttttgcttattgTTTTTAGTGCTTGGGTAATAGAAAAAAGGAAGGACGGATCGTGATATTTGGAGCTCGAAAAATTCGTTATATTACTATGGATGCAGCAATGCTAGCATCAAGTTTGCAAGTAAGTGTATTGAGCagagaattattattattattacaaaacaGCAATCTGAGCTACTAGCATTGGATGAGTTGTTGCTcgtttttatttggtttttgttgaattgtaaaatGTGGCTTCTTTAAGAGTTTCTTGTttatttgtaaatcttttaTACTGAggtttttaattcattttgtaGATGCTGATGCTGTTACACAGCCCAATCGGTACTTGCTGATTGTTACTAGTGGAGGCTTAAATCAGCAAAGGACTGGGGTGAGTTTCGAGCTTATGTATTGTTTAATAGTTGATTATTTGAGGAAATAGATTTTTGTTTCTCTGTTTTGAGGTTTCAGTTTATGGGTTATCAGGGATGATCATGTAACTGAGGTTGTTTGAAAGTTTGCTGCCTCTTGCTTGGAATACCGGGTCTATTATACAAACCTAATGCCCCCCCCCGATCACTTTAGTACATGTTGAAACATCTTGAAAAAAGCTGAAGCAAAATGGTGGACTCAGAAGGGGAAAACCTTTGAGATTATGGAAACAACTTCCGCCACATTAAAATAGTTCAAAGTGCTGCAAAATGCACAGACCAAGATCATTCAGTCACTCATGGGCACACTACGCTAACTTGTGATGCACTCTGCTAAATATTTGTGCATATTAATCACAAACCGAAGGAAAGCTCTATTTTGTCTATACCTTAGCATACATTTACTTGGAGGCAATGTTTTGCACCAAATGTGCAAGACCCACTTTTATAGCTGTTAGTTGTCTGTGAGCTACCAACTTTAAATGCATATAGTGTGTTTTAGGAGGGTTGGCAGTGGATGGAATAAAACAATGTGGCAGAAGTTTTTGGTGGACAGTAAAATTCCAGAGTATGACTCGAGGGATGAGAGAGATTGGGAGAATTGTAGAGGGTGATCAGAGAACTGTTAATAGTGGCTCTTACTAGATTGACATTCCTTGAatcatcataaacatgtttgcgTGTTAATACAGAATTAGAGAAACAGTCTGAGTTGCTTATTCTCTGCAAGGCATTCATTTTAACTTATATTGGCTGTAATATTGGGATCGAATGATGCTCTTacgcatgcttttttttttctttctctttactGACTTTCAGGTCATGTTTTCATGTTGCTGCAGTGCATAATGATTATTTATCACGTGATTAATATTTTGCTGTTGGCATTGATGATTCACTGAACACTTTTGCAGATTATAGATGCTGTTGTTGCTGCTCGTATCTTGAATGCCACTCTTGTTGTTCCACGGCTTGACCAGAAGTCTTTTTGGAAAGATTCAAGGTTCGTTATTGAATGAGTATAACCGAAACCTTTGCTTGGAATCTTATTTGCAACTATTGGTAGGCATTTCTGTTGTAATATTATGACTGTTATGTTACTTTGTCTTTTGCAGTGATTTTCCAGAGATTTTTGATGTTGATTGGTATATTTCTTCTCTGTCAAAGGATGTCAAAATCATTAAATCTCTCCCTAAAAGGGGAGGGAAAACTTGGATTCCACGCAACATGCGCGTTCCAAGGAAGTGTAGTGAGAGATGTTATCAAAACCGTATCTTACCTGTTCTTTTGAAAAGGCATGTAAGTTCTCATTTCTCTGCAACCTTCTTCTgattgcttttatattttacaattttttacCATGCAATATTAAGTTGCAGAGTTCTTCTTGTTTATGTTTGTATCCTTGCTTCTCTGGTCTTGCAACTACACCAATAGTTTGTCAAATAAGTCATGTTTAATAGGTAATAACATCCTAGTTGCTTGCCTTGAGAACCATTAGGCGTGGGATAAAAATTGTGTTTGTTAAGTCATATGAATCATTATCAATTAAAGGGGATATACAAATACTCAAGTGCTGACTTAAACTATTTGGATATTATGGAGGAAGTTTGATAGcataaaatttgacaaaacctTTCCTTGATCCAATtttgaacttaaaaatatttttgttttaagtaGAATCTACTAATGAGACTCCATATGGATCTATTACTTTTTCTGTGCTATGTTGATTAGGATGCATACCTTTATTTTATGCACTCTGTTTCCTGgcaatgtttttgtttattttaagaatGACTTGACTTCCTGGACTTAATTTTATGACAGGCAATTCAGCTCACGAAGTTTGATTATAGAGTCGCAAATAGGTTGGATACCCAATTGCAAAAGTTGAGATGTAGAGTCAACTACCATGCCTTGAAGTTTACTGATCCTATTCTTCGAATGGGTGAGAAATTGGTCCATCGAATGAGGATGAAAAGCAAGCATTTCATTGCCTTGCATCTGAGGTATTCTAATTCACTTTCTGCTAAAACTGGCTGTATTTCTAAGTATTAACCTGCTATTTGAAGAGTTTCACCTATTGCCTGATAAGGGGAGCCAATGGACTCCATATATGATCCATGTGAGCCCCACTAATGTGATCTATGGTTATGGTAGGGAAACTATCATAACTGTACAGT is part of the Populus trichocarpa isolate Nisqually-1 chromosome 2, P.trichocarpa_v4.1, whole genome shotgun sequence genome and encodes:
- the LOC7474579 gene encoding uncharacterized protein LOC7474579 isoform X1; translation: MVSLTVTGSFVSKLSSSSNSSTVLVSTRSRLCSSVCFPGNKGSYCSERRFGFRVKAYDSSKNDSSSNNNNSGDAKPPNGTMPKTRREILLEYVKNVQPEFMELFVKRAPQQVVDAMRQTVANMIGTLPPQFFAVTVTTVAENLAQLMYSVMMTGYMFKNAQYRLDLQQSLEQVALPDAQEEKKDEPDYAPGTQKNVSGEVIRWNNVSGPERIDAKKYIELLEAEIEELNSQVGRKSANGQNELLEYLKSLEPLNLKDLTSSAGEDAVLAMNTFIKRLLAVSGPDQMKTSVTETSAPELVKLLYWLMVVGYSIRNIEVRFDMERVLGAPPKLAELPPGENV
- the LOC7474579 gene encoding uncharacterized protein LOC7474579 isoform X2, encoding MTLLLITITLVTPSRLMPKTRREILLEYVKNVQPEFMELFVKRAPQQVVDAMRQTVANMIGTLPPQFFAVTVTTVAENLAQLMYSVMMTGYMFKNAQYRLDLQQSLEQVALPDAQEEKKDEPDYAPGTQKNVSGEVIRWNNVSGPERIDAKKYIELLEAEIEELNSQVGRKSANGQNELLEYLKSLEPLNLKDLTSSAGEDAVLAMNTFIKRLLAVSGPDQMKTSVTETSAPELVKLLYWLMVVGYSIRNIEVRFDMERVLGAPPKLAELPPGENV